The following proteins are encoded in a genomic region of Brachypodium distachyon strain Bd21 chromosome 1, Brachypodium_distachyon_v3.0, whole genome shotgun sequence:
- the LOC100842716 gene encoding uncharacterized protein LOC100842716, which produces MESMELSLNLSTFRTKDWIAVGSLLDGISTSVKKWHPRYSFLAIDDAARKLMELTNPALLQDIKKETVRRPFFWEPQKRVNFWVHDIPKALGINSFVAKIYNYPNWRLPWSTRINPQLLKAMNNYRKEKAEKERESLENQNEQPEEKDTDYNVNDPQQYVKCISGAYSHAEELHGKVLAANGNPIPIDSAVQRSDPELCIVLYSLLTD; this is translated from the exons GATTGGATCGCGGTGGGATCCTTGCTTGATGGTATTTCAACTTCGGTGAAGAAATGGCATCCTCGATACTCTTTCTTAGCCATTGATGATGCAGCAAGGAAATTAATGGAATTGACAAATCC tGCATTGCTGCAAGACATAAAGAAGGAGACGGTCAGGCGTCCCTTCTTTTGGGAACCACAAAAGCGAGTAAACTTTTGGGTTCATGATATTCCTAAAGCTTTAGGAATTAATTCTTTTGTGGCAAAAATTTACAATTATCCTAATTGGAGACTTCCTTGGAGTACGCGCATTAATCCACAACTTCTGAAAGCAATGAACAATTATCGTAAAGAAAAGGCAGAAAAGGAGCGGGAATCATTGGAGAATCAAAATGAGCAACCGGAGGAAAAGGATACTGATTACAATGTGAACGATCCGCAGCAATATGTAAAATGCATAAGCGGTGCCTACAGTCATGCCGAAGAGTTGCAT GGAAAGGTTTTAGCCGCAAATGGCAATCCTATTCCGATTGATAGTGCAGTTCAAAGGTCTGATCCAGAATTATGCATTGTTCTATATAGTCTTCTTACAG ACTAA